CGATCTGATGAAATCGTTGCTGACACTCGCCAGGGAACAGCCGGTACTGCGCGAAGCCTCCGCTATCAATGCGTGCTGCTTTGCCATGTTTGGCATGTTCTGGACGACTGTTGTTTTTCTATTGTCTGATACGCCGTTTCATTATACCAGTGAACAAATTGGCCTGATGGGCCTGGCGGCAGCCGCAGGTGCGCTGGGTGCCCCGCTGGTAGGCCGTATTGCCGATAAAAAGAATCCCCGTATAGCCATCGGGTATGGTATCATTTTTTTATTGTTAGGGTACTTGCTCTTTTATATTTTTCAAACCAATATCATCGGTGTGATCATTGGCGTTATCGCCATAGACCTTGGTTTACAAGGTATTCACGTATCCAATCAAACAAGGATTTATGCTTTGTTGCCGGAGGCCCGTAACCGTGTGAATACCGTATACATGACAACAAGCTTTATCGGTACATCGCTGGGTTCCGGGCTGGGCCTGTGGGTATGGGATGTAGCAAAATGGAATGGCGTATGCCTCGCAGGAACAGGACTGATTACCGTGGCGCTGATCATTTACCTGGCGACGTATAAACGGAAGTAATCTTTCTCAATCCGTTCAACAATATCATAACGATCACTAAGTATCCTGTCATGCAATACAGGGCTACTTTGTAGCCGGTAAAAAAGATGCCGGTATGTCTTGCGAGATATAAAAAGATCCCACCAATAATACTTACACCTAATGCGGATGAAAACTGCTGTATGGTAGAATATACGCCACTGGCGGCTCCTGCCTTATCCACAGGTACATCACGCAGCGATACTTTCAGCAGGGAAGGCATCACAATCCCCGAACCGAGGCCGTAAACAATCAGACAGGCGAACAATGCATAATGATTGAGCAGGGGTGTATGCAGGAGGAGTAGCTGCATGATAAAGGAAAGGATCATCAGTATACAACCAACCTGGAGTAGCCCGATACCATAACGTGCCGCCGTTTTTATAGACCACAGGGAGGACAGCAGAAATGGAAAAGAGAGCATCATAAAATAGTAGCCTGTTTCCAGTGGCGGCAGGTGATAACCACTTTGTATATAGATAGCAGATACGAAGATAAAAGCGGTATGTGCACTAAAGAAAAAGATCACGCTGCCAATACCTATATTGAAACTCCGGACCCGGAAGAGGTCTAGCGGTAGGAGTGGTTCGCGTTGTTGTTTTCCTAAATAGTGTTGATATAGTACAAAGAGGATCAACTGGAGTAAAGAAGATATCAGCAAGACAATCGTCCAGGCTGGCCAGCCTTTTTCCGCTCCCTGAATAATCGGATAGATGAGAGAAGATAGTGCCAGTGTAAGCAGGATGATGCCCGGTACATCAAAACGGGTAGATTTATTTTGTACAGATTCATTTACAAAGAAGTAAGCGAGTATCACGGCTATGAAGCCTACGGGCAGGTTCACCAGGAAGATCAGCCGCCAGCTGTCGGCGATCCAGTGGGAGGACACGAAATATCCGCCCAGGAATTGTCCCAGTGTGGCGCCGATGCAGAGAGAAATACCATACAAGCCATAGGCTTTGTCCTTATCTGCTGACGATTGAAAATTCAACTGGATCAGCGTTACCGTTTGCGGAACGGTGAAAGCTGCTGCTACGCCCTGAAAAAAACGGGCGGTGATCAGCATCTCTATAGAGCCGGCAAATCCGCAGATGGTGGACGTGAGGGTAAATGCTACCAAACCGGTGATAAACATTCTTTTTCTACCGTAATAATCACCCGCACGGCTACCCGTAATCAGGAACACAGCGTATCCTACCAGGTAAGCGGCGATGACCAGTTCTACAGCAGCATCCGAACTCTGGTAATAGGCTTTTATGGCCGGTGTGCTGATGTTGACAATAAATATATCGATCACCGTTATGAGTGGCGCCAGGAGGATGACGGACAGCGATAGCCATGGATTGATGGCTTTTTGTTGGATATATACAGACTGGTCTGTTTTCATATAAATATCAAATTGACCAGGATTGATGGATTGTTGGGATTACCAGGATGGGTGTTTTATTGTTTATCAAAAATTCAACAGAACACCCATCCTATTTTAATCTTTTAATCTGTTTAATCCTGGTATGGTGAGGAGTAATTTCTGTACTACTTTTTTTGTGTCTTCCACAGGCTTTGCTGACCGCAGCATATAGCTCTGAAGGCCGGCGCCTTCGTATAGATTTAATATCATGTCGGTCATCTCCCTTAATTCAGCTTTCGGGAAAGGATGTCTGATGACGAGCAGTTGTTGTTCAATAAATGATTTAAGTCCTTGTGTATGCGCGCGTACCTGGGCGGTAGCTGCTTCATTGAGTTCCGGTAATTCGTAGGCGATGCGGATAAAGGCACAGCCTTTGAATTTACTTTTTTCCATGCGTTGAAGACGATTGTCGAACAGGCCCATCAGCTTTTGTTTGCCGGGTTGCATCTTTGCTGTAAATGTATGCAGGTGTTCATAATTATTCACCCTGGTTACCAGCAGGTATTCATTGAGCAGTGCTTCCTTTGACGGAAAGTGCTGGTAGAGGCTCGCTTTGGCGATACCTGCCTCCTCAATGATCTGGTTAATACCCGTAGCCTGGTAGCCCTGCTCATAAAACAGTTGGCAGGCAGTGCTGAGTATCCTTTCTTTGGCGCCCTGTTCTTTCATGATGCAATATTAGGGAATAATTTATAAACAGACAAGTCTGTCTGTTATTTTGATAAAAAAAACCAGGATTCACATGAATCCTGGTTTTCGTATTAATCTACTTTCGTGATTTTCAGCATATTGGTTGGCAGGTGCTGTTTGATAGGCGTACTGCCGGTATTTACAGCCACATCACCGCTTTTGAGGAATCCTCTTTCTTTCAGAATGCGGATCTGATCAAAAACGATATCATCCAGGCTTTCTTCTTCTTCATAGTAGAAAGCGCGAACACCCCAGCTGAGGCTCAGCTGATTTACCAGGGTAGTTTCCTTGGTAAAGATATACAGCGGAGAGCGTGGGCGGTAGCTGCTCAGCATAAAGCCGGTGTAGCCACTCTGTGTCATACCAATGAGTGCATCCGCATCCAGGTCTTCCGCAATCTTACAGGCGTTGTAGCACAATGCATCGCTGAGGAAGGTAGGAGAGTGGCGGTGAGGGATCAGGTTACGGTTGTAAATGATCGCTTCTTTTTCCACTTCCTGGATGATTTTATTCATCGTTTGTATCACCAGTTCCGGGAACTGACCGGTAGCGGTTTCACCACTCAGCATCACGGCATCAGCACCTTCCAGTACTGCGTTGGCAACGTCGGTGATTTCACTACGGTTAGGACGGGTACGGTCCATCATGCTTTCCATCATCTGTGTAGCCACAATAACGGGTTTGGCACGGTGGATACATTTACGGATAATATCTTTCTGAATCATCGGGATCTGCTCTACAGGCAGTTCTACACCGAGATCGCCACGGGCAATCATTACGCCATCACTTTCCCAGATGATTTCTTTCAGGTTCTGTATTGCTTCCGGTTTCTCGATCTTGGAGATGATCTTGATTTTGGAATTACGCGCTTCCAGGCGTTTACGCAGATCGATCAGGTCTTTTACACTTCTTACAAAGGAGAGTGCTACCCAATCCGCTTCGTTATTGATGATAAATTCCAGGTCAATAATATCTTTCTCTGTCAGCGCAGGCAATGATACTTTGGTATCAGGCAGGTTAAAACCTTTTTTGGAAGACAGTACACCAGGTAAAGATACTTCCGCTTTGATTTCTCCGTTGGCAGTGATTTCTTTTACTACTGTTTCGATTTTGCCATCGTCCAGCAATATTTTCTGACCTGGTTTCAGGTCTTTATAGAGGTCAGGGTAAGAAACGTATATTTTTTCTTTGGTACCTACCAGTTTTTCGTTTACGAAAGTGAGGATATCGCCTTTTTTCAGGGGCAGTGCGTTGTTCTCTATTTCGCCAACACGCAGTTTAGGTCCTTGCAAATCAGCCAGGATAGCTACGTTATAAGGTTCGGTTTTATTGATCTGACGGATATATTCAATGATCCGCAGTTTATCTTCATGCGAGCCATGTGAAAAGTTCAGGCGGAACACATTCACGCCGGCTTTCACCAATGTCAGCAGTTGTTCATAGGTATCACAGGCCGGCCCTACTGTAGCCACAATTTTTGTTTTGTGGGAAGAGTGTTCTCTGCCAGCAGCGTTATCCATCTGCTTGTGATAGTATTTCGAAAGATCCTTTGTACTCATAAGTCTTAATTTTTAACTCGCAAGAATTTTAACAATCTTAAACCATTCGGGGTCAATTTCCTGTTTGGCTTTAACAGCTTTATCAAGAGGTGTATAATGGATCTTGTCATTTACAATACCAATCATTACGTTGTGGGTACCTCCTAATAAGGCATCCACTGCAGCATAGCCCATGCGGCTTGCCAGAATACGATCCATACAGGTAGGTGAACCACCTCTCTGAATATGTCCGAGAATACAAACACGGGTGTCCAGTTGTGGACAGCTTTCCTTAATCTTGCGGGCCACTTCGTTGGCGCCCCCGTTTTCATCGCCTTCGGCGACTACGATCAGGTTGACCAGTTTACGGCGGCGTTCGTTAGCCTGCAATTCTTCAATAATGTCGTTTAATTCGGTTTTGTGCTCAGGCATCATAATGTGCTCCGCTCCGGTAGCAATACCACTGTGCAGGGCAATGTAACCGGCGTCGCGGCCCATCACTTCTATCACAAATAAGCGGTCATGCGCATCCGCAGTGTCCCTGATCTTATCTATCGCTTCAATCGCAGTATTCACCGCCGTATCAAAACCAATCGTTGAATCAGTACCCGCAATGTCCTTGTCAATAGTACCAGGCAAGCCTATACAAGGAATATCAAATTCCTGGCTGAACTTTTGCGCACCATTGAACGAGCCGTCTCCACCAATTACCACAATCCCGTCAATGTTGTGTTTTTTCAGATTCTCATAAGCCTTTTTCCTCCCTTCATATTCATAGAACTCTTTGCATCGGGCGGTCTTCAAAATGGTTCCTCCACGTTGAATGATGTTAGCCACCGATTTAGACTCCATCGGGAAGATCTCATTTTTTAAAATTCCCCTATAGCCGTACATTACGCCGAACACATTCAGCTGATGATAAATGCCCGTTCTTACAACGGCACGAACGGCTGCGTTCATGCCAGGGGCATCTCCCCCGGAAGTAAGGACTGCAATGTTGTTCAATTTTTTCATATAAATTGCTAAAAAAATACCTTAAAGGCGCACAAAAATAACATTTTGCAATTGTTTTCTAACTGTTATCTGAGGAATTAACCTAAATATTTAATTTTAATCAAACAAAGTAGCTAATTTTTCCAAAAAATATAGGCATGTTGAAAAAGACTAATAGGAATTGGTTCATTATGAGCATGTGTTTAATGACTATGCAAGCTATGGCACAATTACCATCTATCACCTATCCGGAAACAAAAAAAGTAGACACAATAGACGATTATCATGGCACAAAAATCGCAGACCCTTACCGGTGGCTGGAAGACGACAACAGCGCCGAAACAAAAGCATGGGTGAATGCCGAAAATAAAGTAACACAAACCTATCTTTCTGCCATCCCTTTCCGCAACGAGATTAAAAAACGATTAGAAGTACTGTGGAACTACCCGAAAAGTGGCGCACCCGTAAAACACGGCAATTATTTTTACTTCTATAAAAATGACGGTCTGCAAAACCAGGCAGTCCTTTACCGCTCCGCAACACTAGGTGGAACCCCGGAAGTATTTATCGATCCCAATAAATTATCTGCCGCTGGCACCACCGCATTAGGCAGTACCAGTTTTTCGAAAGATGGTAAATATGTGGCATACCTGCTCTCAAAAGCCGGCTCCGACTGGCAGGAAGGATTTGTAATGGATGTGGAAACCAAAGAAATACGCCCCGATAAACTGGAATGGGTGAAATTCAGCGGCCTCTCCTGGAAAGGTAACGGCTTCTATTACAGTCGTTACGACAAGCCCGATGAACAAGGCAAACTATCCGGAAAAAATGAATTCCAACAGGTATACTACCACCAGCTGGGAGATCCGCAGGATAAAGATGTATTAATATATGTAGATAAAGCACATCCACTCCGTAATGCGGGTGTAAGTGTAACGGAAGATGAAAGATTTTTGCTCTTATATACTACAGAAGGCACTTCTGGCCGGGAAGTCTGGTACCGCGATCTGCAAAATCCTGCACAAAAGGAATTTGCGCTCCTGGTAAAAGGTTTCGATTATGAACCCGGTGTTATTGATAATGACGGCGGCAAACTGCTGGTACTCACCAATCACGGCGCACCAAATTATAAAGTGGTGCTGATTGATCCTGCTAATCCAGCCGAAGCAAACTGGAAAACCATTGTACCGGAAAAAAAGGACGCCTTGCAGGATGTAGGCAACGCCGGTGGTAAATTATTTTTATCCTACCTGAAAGATGCTGCCACCAAAGTATACCAATATGATTACAGTGGTCAGCTGGAACATGAGATCACTTTACCGGGTATCGGTACTGCCGGCGGATTTAATGGTAAAAAAGAAGATAAGGAATTATTTTATACGTATACTTCCTTTGTAGTACCGCCTGCGGTGTATAAATATGAAATCGGTAGCGGTACTTCTACGCTGTTCAACAAAGCGGAAGTAAAATTCAATCCCGATGAATACGAAACCAGGCAGGTGTTTTTTACCAGCAAAGATGGTGCACGGGTACCAATGTTCCTGTCTGCCAAGAAAGGGGTGAAAAAAGATGGTAATAACCCGGTGCTGATTTATGGCTATGGTGGCTTTAACATCCCGCAAACGCCTGCCTTCAGCATTTCCAACCTCTATTTCATGGAGCAGGGCGGGATTTATGCGGTAGTAGTCCTGCGCGGCGGCAGCGAATACGGCGAAGCATGGCATAAAGCCGGTATGCTGGATAAAAAACAAAATGTATTCAACGACTTTATCGGTGCTGCGGAGTACCTGGTAAAAACAAAATACACCAATCCCACTAAAATTGCTATCCGCGGCGGCTCCAACGGTGGTTTGCTGGTAGGCGCCTGCATGACACAGCGGCCGGAACTGTTTAAAGTAGCATTGCCGGCAGTAGGTGTAATGGATATGCTGCGCTTTCAGAAATTCACTATCGGCTGGGCATGGGCGGTAGAATACGGCAGCAGTGACGATGCAGACCAGTTCAAATACCTGGTGAAGTATTCACCGCTGCATAACCTGAAGCCAGGTACTTCGTATCCGGCTACGCTGATCACCACAGCCGATCATGACGACCGGGTGGTACCAGCGCATTCATTCAAGTTTGCGGCGACGCTGCAGGCCTGCAATGCCGGTCCCAATCCTACGTTGATCCGCATTGAAACACAGGCGGGGCATGGCGCCGGAAAACCTACTTCCAAATTAATTGAAGAGGCAACGGATATATGGGCATTTACTTTATATAATTTAGGGATGAAGAAATAACAGCGCAAAGCTGACAACGTATAGCTGTTGGTGATGATTTTTTTAGGATCACCAACAGCTAATGCTCAAAGCGAACAGCTATTTTTCTTATCTTTAAAGACAGCGTACTAATATGGCATTATGAAGGTACTTATAACTGGTAGTAACGGACTATTGGGTCAACACCTGATCCCTCTTTTGGTCCAGGAAGGAACATATGATGTAATCGCCACCGGGAGAGGGCCTAATCGCTTTCCGCAGCGCGATAATTACACTTATGAAGCGGTAAATCTGCGTGATGCAGGCAGCGTTCAGCAGTTGGTGGAGAAACATCAGCCAGACATTATTATTCATGGCGGAGCCATGTCGCAGGTAGATGAATGCGAAAAAAATAAGGATGCCTGCTGGGATACCAACGTAGGCGCTACACGTTATCTCGTGCATGCAGCTGAAAAATGTAATGCCTTTTTCATTTTCCTGTCCACCGATTTCGTTTTCGATGGCTTACAGGGCCCCTACAGCGAAGATGCTGCGGTAAATCCCATCTGCTACTACGGCACCAGTAAGGTGGCGGCGGAGCGGCTGGTTCACAACAGCAAATTGCAGTGGGCAATCGTACGTACGGTACTGGTATACGGCGTAGTGGCCGATCCGCACCGCAGTAATATGATCACCTGGGTAAAGAATAACTTACAGGAAGGTAAAAAAATAAAAGTGGTGGATGACCAGTGGCGTACACCCACCTTATGCCAGGATCTGGCTATCGGATGTAAACTGGTTGCCGACAAAAAAGCAACCGGCTACTTCAATATCTCCGGGAAAGATATACTCACTCCCTACGATATGGCACTGAGAACGGCGGAGTATTTTAAACTGGACACGGGCCTGATAGAAAAGATAAGTGCCAGAAGCCTTTCCCAACCTGCGCCACGACCAGCAAAAACCGGTCTGGTGATTGACAAGGCAACAAAAGAACTGGGTTATCAGCCGCGTACTTTTGCAGAAGGACTGGATATTGTGGCTGGTGAACTAAAGTGATGCGTTAAAATTCCAGGTACGCTTTGTTGGTTTTGAATAATTCCTTTGTTTTCTGAAGTTCCGCTGTCGTATCTACCGGCAGTGATCTTACAGGTGCTGCCACCTTGTAGGTATCATCTCTTTTATACATCACTACATTCTGCTCCCAGCCTAGTCTGCGGGCTACCTGGCGTGCGGCTTTGGTGCTGTCTGTAAATTCTTCTATTACCACAAAATAAGATACGCTGTCATTGGCTGCGCGGTCTGCCGCTGCTACTGCGGTGAGGCTGTCTGCCATAGCATTTACCCTTTGCAGGGAATCTGCCGTTGCCGCTATATCTGGCGCCGGTGTGGCAGTTTCCACGGGCTGCGTCTGACTATTGACATACCACCAGGTACCGAGTCCTCCGGCGATAAATACAATGCCGGCAATAGCCCACCACCATTTAAAAATACTTTCTTCTGCTACTGCATCCAGTGTTTCTTCCTCTTCTGCTGTCATAACCGGCTCCATCTGTTCGTAGTCAGGAGTGGTGGAAGCTGGTGTGGTATCCGGTGTAGCTGAAGTGGCTGTAATATTTGTTGTGTTTAACGTATCTGTTGCATCCTGCCGGTTTATAGGTGCGATGGGCAAGGATTCCTGGTCTACCGGCAATTCTTCCGGATGGAAGTGGATATTACCGGTAAAATCGCCTTGCAACTGGCCTATGCCCGGTAAATGCAGGGGCTTGCCGGATTGCAGGGTGGTTTTTAAATCTTCCAGGTATTTCTCCAGTTTACGCTGGGCCACTGCGGGCACCAGGTTTTCCTTGAGCGCAATCCATTCCAGGCAAGAGCCATCATCCTGCCAGGAACGGCTGAAAGTGACCTGATCCCTGGGGGCAGTCAGCGTTTGGGCGGCAGCGTTATACTGTGCCGGAAAATGCTGCAGGGTGAAAGTTCCCAGTTGCGGAACTACACAAACCCTTTGTCTGAACAGTACTTCCTGTATGTATTGCTGTAGTATCAAAGCCATGGTTTGACCAGGATTAAACAGATTAAAGGATGATCAGGATGGATGAAGAATTATAAAATATCAGTTATTCAAAGCTACTGTTAATCCTTCAAATTTGTTTCATCCCGGCTAATCCTTCAAAACGTGTTTAACCCTGTTGGTTTTTCAATTTGACCAGGATTAAACAGATTAAATGGATAACCAGGATGGATGAAGAATTATAAAATATCAGCTATTCAAAGCTATTGTTAATCCTTCAAATTTGTTTCCTCCCCGTTAATCCTTCAAAACGTGTTTAATCCTGTTGTTTTTTCAATTTTTACTATTATCCCAGTTCTATCCTGTCAATCTTCATAATCCTTTCATCCTGGTCACATCCTGGTCAGAATTTGACCATTATACCACCCACTACGTTAAATCCATAAGTTGGATACAGGTACCAGCGTTGGTAGTGGGAGTTGAAGATGTTATTTGCATTTATCCAGAGATTGAAATTTTTGCCGATATCATAAGATGCGCCGGCATTCAGGTCCCAGGCTCCTTTGGTTTTGTTGAAATCCTTGTTTGGCAGCTGGTAATAGCTTCCGCTCAGTGCAAACAGATCCGCATTCAGGTGGAGTTTCCTGGCGAGTGTATACTGTACAAATAAGTCGCCCTGGAAAGGAGGCAGATGCCAGGGTTTCACCTCTGTTTGTTGTTTGTTGTAATTGTACCAGTCGAAAGACACCTTTGCCTGGAATTTTTCTTCTTCAATATAGCCTACTTCTGCATGCAACTGGAAAGCACGCAGTTGTTCTTCGTTGCGGGTGATAAATTGTTTGGTATCGGCGCTGTCATTTAAAAACAGCGGCATATTATACCAGGTAACGGATGCAAACTTTGTATTGTAGTTGAAATGACTGCCAAGGGTACCTTTGATACCGGTGTATTTTTCTTCTACGCGGGTATTCAGCATACCGTCGGTCAGACCTGCCATAAACGGATTTTTATTCGCCAGGTTGCGGTAGGAATTTTTCTCGATATAAGAAATCCATCCACTGCTCAGGATCAGTTTTTTACGAATCAGGTGTGATTCGTTGACGATATCCGGCAGGAGATAAAATTTGTTATTTGTCCAGGTTGGATTAACGCCGGCATGCAATACAAATCCGGGTTTGATGATATCCACGGAGGGATGAATGGCCACTACGTTATTATTGATGGCGCGGTTATTATCTTCCTTGTAGGTAGACAGATCAAACACACCTTCTGCTTTTATGTAGATGTCTTCAAATACCTGTTTACGCACCGGTACTTTCATGTGGAAAGTATTTTCCGTGCGTTTGTAGGAATCATTAAAGAGAATGAATTTCACTTGTGGTTGAAATTCAAATGCCCAGTCGTTTTGCGGACGGTTTTTTACGCCCACGATAGCGGTTACCTGGTTAAAGGTTTGTGCGATATCCTTCTTGTCATATTTCAACGTGTCGTGGTTGTAACCGTAGTAGTGTACTGTATTACGGTCATAACCCAGGCTGGCATCAAACTGGAATTTTGGCAACAGATAAGTGCCGGAAGCCAGTACATTCAGGTTGCTGTAATCCTGGTCAGGAATTTCCTTTCCTTTGGAGCCGGTATAGTTTACATACAGGCCGTAGTTATACATATCCTTTCTGCCACTGCCAAATCCGGCCTGGAGATAAGGTGTCTGATAATTACCGTAACCCAGTTTGATAAAATTATTCTGCAACAGGCTCAGTGAATCTTTGCCCAATGCCAGTGGTTTCAGTGGGGCAGCCTGATACATGAAGTTCAGGTTGAGTGCCGGCACTGCGTATTTCAGACTGGGCCTGCTGGTATCAATGCCGGGCAGAGAAGCCGTCAGGTTTAGTTTATAGGCATCACGCAGTTTGGGTTGATTGGTGGAAATGATATCAATCGTTTCCTGTTTCAACGTTTCCTGTGCACTGGCCTGTTGCTGCTGCAAAAGACCTGCAATACCCAGGGCTGCTATTGTGAAAGCGCGTTTGTTATATATTTTCTGAATGTTCATGCTGTCGTAAACTTAAATTTCTAAATCCCAAAATCCCAAAATATTTCCTGGTGGTTATTTCTTCGGTTTTTTCCCTGCTGCTTTCTCTTCCGCTTCCGCTTTCGCCAGTTTCTCTTTCGCCTCCTGTTTCAGTTCCGGTATTGGACAGTTGGTCGCAATACTCTGGAAAGTAGCTTTGGCATTGAAATAATCCTGTTGGCGGGTATATACATCACCCAGCAGGATATAGGATTTCGCTACCCATATTTCGTAGGAAGGTGTGTTTTTAATCACGTCGAAACCAGCTTTTTCAGCGGCGGCCAGGTCATCCTGTTGCAGGTAGCAGTCGGCAATATCATAACGGGCTTCTGCACCTGTTTCTGATTTGGTGAGTGCGGCTACGGTTTTAAATTCAGCCATTGCGTTGGCGTATTGCTTCGCTTCTTTCTGCGACTTGCCCAGGTAGAAGTGTGCGATGATCTGATCATCCGTACTGATATTGGCAGCAGATAACAGCATCTCTGCGTAGTTGCCTACTTCATCCCAGTGTTTCAACTGGTAGTTACTGCGTAGCAGGCCCCTGGTGGCCGTCAGGCTGTTTTCCTTACTGGTGGAAAGGTCTTGCAGCTGCAGGTAATAGGTGCGTGCCTTATCATAATTTTTCTGCTGGTAGAAATTGATATTAGCCGCCTGTAGTGCAGATCTTTCTGCATATAAACTATTATTACGGGACAGCACAAATTCGTAGGCAGGCAATGCGTTCGTATAGTCCTTATTGTTATAGGCGCACTCTGCTTTGTAGAAATAGGCGGGTAAGATAAACTGACCGTTCGGATATTTCTCAATATAGCTGTTGAAAGCGGTGGTAGCACCGGCGCAATCGTTATTGGTAAACCTTGATTCTGCTGCGGCGTAAGCGAGAGAGTCTTCTGCTGATGCCGTAACGGTTCTGCCACTGGCTTTCAGGAAGGCGAGGTAATCGTCTGTTTTACCCTGGCTCACGTAAATGGATTTGATGCTTTGCAGTGCTTCATTGGTTTCCGGTGAACCGGGGAATTTCTCCACTACCTGGCGGTAGTAAGCCAGTGCTTTGCTGTCGTTGTCCTTGTTGAAATAGCAGAGGCCCAGTTTCAGCAGTGCACGGGGAGCGTTGGCGCCGTTAGGCTGCTTTTGCAAAACATTTTCCAGGTACGGTATTGCTTCTGTATATTTTTCTTCGGAGAGATAGGTATTCGCAATCTCCATATCGGTTTCGTTGCCGAATCCGGAAGTAGGAAATTTGTTACCCAATTGT
The Chitinophaga sp. MM2321 DNA segment above includes these coding regions:
- a CDS encoding prolyl oligopeptidase family serine peptidase — protein: MAQLPSITYPETKKVDTIDDYHGTKIADPYRWLEDDNSAETKAWVNAENKVTQTYLSAIPFRNEIKKRLEVLWNYPKSGAPVKHGNYFYFYKNDGLQNQAVLYRSATLGGTPEVFIDPNKLSAAGTTALGSTSFSKDGKYVAYLLSKAGSDWQEGFVMDVETKEIRPDKLEWVKFSGLSWKGNGFYYSRYDKPDEQGKLSGKNEFQQVYYHQLGDPQDKDVLIYVDKAHPLRNAGVSVTEDERFLLLYTTEGTSGREVWYRDLQNPAQKEFALLVKGFDYEPGVIDNDGGKLLVLTNHGAPNYKVVLIDPANPAEANWKTIVPEKKDALQDVGNAGGKLFLSYLKDAATKVYQYDYSGQLEHEITLPGIGTAGGFNGKKEDKELFYTYTSFVVPPAVYKYEIGSGTSTLFNKAEVKFNPDEYETRQVFFTSKDGARVPMFLSAKKGVKKDGNNPVLIYGYGGFNIPQTPAFSISNLYFMEQGGIYAVVVLRGGSEYGEAWHKAGMLDKKQNVFNDFIGAAEYLVKTKYTNPTKIAIRGGSNGGLLVGACMTQRPELFKVALPAVGVMDMLRFQKFTIGWAWAVEYGSSDDADQFKYLVKYSPLHNLKPGTSYPATLITTADHDDRVVPAHSFKFAATLQACNAGPNPTLIRIETQAGHGAGKPTSKLIEEATDIWAFTLYNLGMKK
- a CDS encoding SDR family oxidoreductase produces the protein MKVLITGSNGLLGQHLIPLLVQEGTYDVIATGRGPNRFPQRDNYTYEAVNLRDAGSVQQLVEKHQPDIIIHGGAMSQVDECEKNKDACWDTNVGATRYLVHAAEKCNAFFIFLSTDFVFDGLQGPYSEDAAVNPICYYGTSKVAAERLVHNSKLQWAIVRTVLVYGVVADPHRSNMITWVKNNLQEGKKIKVVDDQWRTPTLCQDLAIGCKLVADKKATGYFNISGKDILTPYDMALRTAEYFKLDTGLIEKISARSLSQPAPRPAKTGLVIDKATKELGYQPRTFAEGLDIVAGELK
- a CDS encoding TetR/AcrR family transcriptional regulator, encoding MKEQGAKERILSTACQLFYEQGYQATGINQIIEEAGIAKASLYQHFPSKEALLNEYLLVTRVNNYEHLHTFTAKMQPGKQKLMGLFDNRLQRMEKSKFKGCAFIRIAYELPELNEAATAQVRAHTQGLKSFIEQQLLVIRHPFPKAELREMTDMILNLYEGAGLQSYMLRSAKPVEDTKKVVQKLLLTIPGLNRLKD
- the pyk gene encoding pyruvate kinase, with product MSTKDLSKYYHKQMDNAAGREHSSHKTKIVATVGPACDTYEQLLTLVKAGVNVFRLNFSHGSHEDKLRIIEYIRQINKTEPYNVAILADLQGPKLRVGEIENNALPLKKGDILTFVNEKLVGTKEKIYVSYPDLYKDLKPGQKILLDDGKIETVVKEITANGEIKAEVSLPGVLSSKKGFNLPDTKVSLPALTEKDIIDLEFIINNEADWVALSFVRSVKDLIDLRKRLEARNSKIKIISKIEKPEAIQNLKEIIWESDGVMIARGDLGVELPVEQIPMIQKDIIRKCIHRAKPVIVATQMMESMMDRTRPNRSEITDVANAVLEGADAVMLSGETATGQFPELVIQTMNKIIQEVEKEAIIYNRNLIPHRHSPTFLSDALCYNACKIAEDLDADALIGMTQSGYTGFMLSSYRPRSPLYIFTKETTLVNQLSLSWGVRAFYYEEEESLDDIVFDQIRILKERGFLKSGDVAVNTGSTPIKQHLPTNMLKITKVD
- a CDS encoding MFS transporter, producing the protein MKTDQSVYIQQKAINPWLSLSVILLAPLITVIDIFIVNISTPAIKAYYQSSDAAVELVIAAYLVGYAVFLITGSRAGDYYGRKRMFITGLVAFTLTSTICGFAGSIEMLITARFFQGVAAAFTVPQTVTLIQLNFQSSADKDKAYGLYGISLCIGATLGQFLGGYFVSSHWIADSWRLIFLVNLPVGFIAVILAYFFVNESVQNKSTRFDVPGIILLTLALSSLIYPIIQGAEKGWPAWTIVLLISSLLQLILFVLYQHYLGKQQREPLLPLDLFRVRSFNIGIGSVIFFFSAHTAFIFVSAIYIQSGYHLPPLETGYYFMMLSFPFLLSSLWSIKTAARYGIGLLQVGCILMILSFIMQLLLLHTPLLNHYALFACLIVYGLGSGIVMPSLLKVSLRDVPVDKAGAASGVYSTIQQFSSALGVSIIGGIFLYLARHTGIFFTGYKVALYCMTGYLVIVMILLNGLRKITSVYTSPGK
- the pfkA gene encoding 6-phosphofructokinase — translated: MKKLNNIAVLTSGGDAPGMNAAVRAVVRTGIYHQLNVFGVMYGYRGILKNEIFPMESKSVANIIQRGGTILKTARCKEFYEYEGRKKAYENLKKHNIDGIVVIGGDGSFNGAQKFSQEFDIPCIGLPGTIDKDIAGTDSTIGFDTAVNTAIEAIDKIRDTADAHDRLFVIEVMGRDAGYIALHSGIATGAEHIMMPEHKTELNDIIEELQANERRRKLVNLIVVAEGDENGGANEVARKIKESCPQLDTRVCILGHIQRGGSPTCMDRILASRMGYAAVDALLGGTHNVMIGIVNDKIHYTPLDKAVKAKQEIDPEWFKIVKILAS
- a CDS encoding MFS transporter — protein: MALSRWNITMMAVCTGMIVANIYYSQPLLVLISEEFKVSESNAGQVTFFTQLGYALGLLFCVPLGDKLERKGQIVIMTLAAVLALVAAALSVNIAMLKVTGFLIGFTSVVPQLVLPLAAHLSDAANRGKVIGAVMSGLLVGILLSRTLSGIVGHHLGWRAMFWIAAGISGLLVVIMMLTFPKSKPTFGGTYGDLMKSLLTLAREQPVLREASAINACCFAMFGMFWTTVVFLLSDTPFHYTSEQIGLMGLAAAAGALGAPLVGRIADKKNPRIAIGYGIIFLLLGYLLFYIFQTNIIGVIIGVIAIDLGLQGIHVSNQTRIYALLPEARNRVNTVYMTTSFIGTSLGSGLGLWVWDVAKWNGVCLAGTGLITVALIIYLATYKRK